One genomic window of Pempheris klunzingeri isolate RE-2024b chromosome 12, fPemKlu1.hap1, whole genome shotgun sequence includes the following:
- the dennd10 gene encoding DENN domain-containing protein 10: MAATETQLMLSVGLIEKDVNGDTLWVWCYPSVGPDLRHVLLSKCCLTQDARDFHTFVFGQFCRTWYYISTVEVQEPTALNKVTHFSVVVTAKDFNPEKYAALSRVLCRMYIKYGSPVKMMEAYVAVLTKGICQSDENGSFLIKDYDVRKAYLAGSVKDVVSQFGMETIILYTALMLKKRIVVHHPRIEALLEFTRVLPTLTWHRKDWSILHPYVHLNDTELEDLKKCPGYVAGFVDPEVGNRSDLFDVYVNLPDSVITVSQSAKEAMAMGKLHKDVGHLIVQSAEDAERSDSQVIKDISVKTKEILANLVALADESEDSKITLEGLKQHHFPPATENFLFHLAAAEQLLRI; the protein is encoded by the exons ATGGCAGCGACTGAAACACAGCTTATGTTAAGCGTCGGATTAATCG AGAAAGATGTGAATGGAGACACACTGTGGGTGTGGTGCTACCCCTCTGTGGGCCCAGACCTGAGGCACGTCCTGCTCAGCAAGTGCTGCCTGACACAGGACGCCCGGGATTTCCACACCTTCGTGTTCGGTCAGTTCTGTCGTACCTGGTACTACATCAGCACGGTGGAGGTACAGGAACCCACAGCGCTAAACAAG GTCACTCATTTTTCTGTAGTTGTTACAGCAAAAGACTTCAACCCTGAGAAGTACGCAGCTCTCAGTAGAGTACTCTGCAG GATGTACATCAAATACGGCAGCCCCGTGAAAATGATGGAGGCTTATGTCGCCGTCCTCACCAAAGGAATTTGCCAGAGTGATGAAAACGGCTCATTTTTAATTAAGGACTATGATGTTCGGAAAGCGTACCTGGCCGGTTCAGTCAAAG ACGTGGTGTCTCAGTTTGGAATGGAGACGATCATCCTGTATACCGCCCTCATGCTGAAGAAGAGGATCGTCGTCCATCACCCTCGGATTGAAGCATTGCTGGAATTTACAAG AGTTCTGCCCACTCTGACGTGGCACAGGAAAGACTGGTCCATCCTGCACCCGTATGTGCACCTGAATGATACTGAACTAGAGGATCTCAAGAAATGCCCTG GGTATGTAGCAGGATTTGTAGATCCGGAAGTAGGCAACAGATCGGACTTGTTTGATGTGTACGTGAACCTCCCAGACAGTGTCATCACAGTATCCCAGAGTGCCAAAG AGGCCATGGCCATGGGGAAGTTACACAAGGACGTCGGCCACCTTATTGTCCAGTCTGCAGAGGATGCTGAGAGGTCGGATAGTCAGGTCATTAAG GATATTTCTGTCAAGACAAAAGAGATCCTCGCCAACTTGGTGGCCCTGGCTGACGAGAGCGAAGACTCTAAAATCACATTGGAAGGTTTAAAGCAGCATCATTTCCCTCCGGCAACGGAGAACTTCCTCTTTCATTTGGCAGCTGCCGAGCAGCTCCTCCGGATATAA
- the sfxn4 gene encoding sideroflexin-4 gives MDPNLLYWRSEGQSFLSRLRIWLDLLDPTSLLSSDAEVQKAHALLGSGEKLNEKGGHAQTLSLSSVHADSGAAIPLVFRPPAFLPISGPLVVASFLPHIGVKPALFWQFLLQSYSAGFNHANRNSSSEQGKTTSLKQLLLIAGAVSYATCAGVLPQFFINRLGVRSAPLHTFFRSILPIPLSAALAFFNVLTVRSEESETGIQVFDSNGNPVGLSKAAGDKAVRETALSRAVLFGATTAVPTLLVFLLQRTRFFQRSSLLVAPFRHATVAFALGLMIPVSFSLFPQLGTIRKENVEEKLRTAADNGHLYYHRGL, from the exons ATGGATCCTAATCTGTTGTACTGGAGAAGCGAGGGACAG TCTTTCCTCAGTCGACTGCGGATCTGGCTTGATCTCCTTGATCCAacatctctgctctcctctgat GCTGAAGTGCAGAAGGCCCACGCTCTACTTGGAAGTGGagagaaactgaatgaaaag GGTGGACATGCACAGACTCTCTCACTT tCATCTGTCCACGCTGATTCTGGTGCTGCTATTCCGCTAGTTTTCCGCCCTCCAG CTTTTTTGCCAATATCAGGACCTCTG GTTGTTGCCAGCTTTTTACCACATATCGGTGTCAAACCCGCTCTGTTCTGGCAG TTTTTGCTGCAGAGTTACAGTGCTGGGTTTAACCACGCAAACAGAAACTCTTCATCAGAGCag GGTAAGACGACGTCTTTGAAGCAGCTTCTGCTGATCGCTGGAGCAGTTTCCTATGCAACATGTGCAGGG GTCCTTCCTCAATTTTTCATTAACCGACTAGGTGTAAGAAGCGCACCGCTCCACACGTTCTTTAGGTCCATATTACCAATCCCACTCTCAG CTGCTCTGGCCTTCTTCAACGTGCTAACAGTCAGAAGTGAGGAGTCGGAAACTGGGATCCAAGTGTTTGATTCCAATGGGAATCCTGTGGGCCTCTCTAAAGCAGCGGGAGACaag GCTGTGAGGGAAACTGCACTGTCAAGAGCTGTACTGTTTGGTGCGACCACTGCTGTTCCTACTCTTTTAGTGTTCCTCCTACAGAG AACGAGATTTTTCCAGAGGAGCTCTCTGCTGGTCGCTCCTTTCCGTCACGCCACTGTTGCGTTTGCTCTGGGCTTGATGATCCCCGTCTCATTCAGTCTCTTTCCACAACTGGGAACG ATAAGGAAGGAAAACGTAGAGGAGAAGCTGCGGACCGCAGCAGACAACGGACACTTATACTACCATAGAGGGCTCTGA
- the prdx3 gene encoding thioredoxin-dependent peroxide reductase, mitochondrial has protein sequence MAATFGGLLRTSARVAAAGLNVTAACQHRAARVLGSPALQRACFATSASRWAPAVTQSAPAFKATAVHNGEFKEMSLADFKGKYLVLFFYPLDFTFVCPTEIISFSDKASEFHDINCEVVGVSVDSHFTHLAWINTPRKTGGLGNIHIPLLSDLNKQISRDYGVLLEGPGIALRGLFIIDPNGVVRHMSVNDLPVGRSVEETLRLVRAFQFVETHGEVCPASWTPKSPTIKPTPEGSKEYFEKVN, from the exons ATGGCAGCCACCTTTGGAGGACTGCTCAGGACTTCT GCGAGAGTTGCTGCGGCAGGGTTGAACGTCACAGCGGCCTGTCAGCACCGGGCTGCAAGAGTCCTCGGCAGTCCTGCACTTCAGAGAGCCTGTTTCGCCACCA GCGCTTCCAGATGGGCCCCCGCTGTCACTCAGTCGGCTCCCGCTTTCAAGGCCACAGCTGTCCACAATGGAGAGTTCAAGGAGATGAGCCTCGCTGATTTCAAGGGCAAATACCTGGTCCTCTTCTTCTACCCTCTGGATTT CACCTTCGTGTGTCCAACAGAGATCATCTCGTTCAGCGACAAGGCCAGCGAGTTTCACGACATTAACTGCGAGGTGGTCGGCGTGTCCGTGGACTCTCACTTCACCCACCTGGCGTGGATCAACACACCACGCAAG ACTGGAGGTTTGGGCAACATCCACATCCCCCTGCTGTCTGACCTGAACAAGCAGATCTCCAGAGACTACGGGGTGCTGCTGGAGGGTCCGGGCATCGCACTGAG GGGCCTGTTCATTATTGATCCAAATGGCGTAGTGAGGCACATGAGCGTGAATGACCTGCCGGTGGGCCGCAGTGTCGAGGAGACCCTTCGTCTGGTGAGGGCGTTCCAGTTTGTGGAGACCCACGGCGAGGTGTGTCCGGCCAGCTGGACCCCCAAGTCCCCGACG ATCAAACCAACTCCAGAAGGATCGAAGGAGTACTTTGAAAAAGTCAACTGA